A genome region from Corynebacterium uberis includes the following:
- a CDS encoding M3 family metallopeptidase: MSTTAPTSTPAPNPLLEPSTLDYGLPRFQEIRDEHFLPAFRQAMAAHREQIAAILAQEQPPTWDNTVVEMERSGRALEAVAAVFFNLQGTDSSPALDAIAEEIVPELSAHDDAIYHDAALFERVRQVSVPADEESQRLHEHLLRTFRRHGAQLDDTAKAELSRINARLAVLSEEFGRNLLADTRALAVRVESADQLAGLSQARIDAARDDAARTGTEGYLLHLELPTVQAAQEKLTRKDTRAALYAASQARGEASNAAVVAESVALRARKAAILGYGTHADLVIAEETAGTAAAARKLLTDLAPAASANAAAEYKLISEVAASAEETVDPADWPYWQAQVALQDYAVDAEELSQYFPLDRVLRDGVFAAARRLYGITVTERNDLHGYAPGVQVWEVAEEDGTGIGLLLTDYFARESKRGGAWMSSFCDQSRLLGTKPVVVNVMSITPPTDPDAQPLLSLDEVTTVFHEFGHALHGLLSDVVYPRFSGTNVPRDWVEFPSQINENWALDPAVVRDYARHVETGEAIPQRLLDAVGRARQWGQGFATTEYLGAAIIDLAWHSLSPQRAEEISSRILAAVDAGRAEDARAIIESFEQSALAEAGIDVPEVAPRYRSTYFNHIFAGGYSAGYYSYLWAEVLDADGFEWFRQVGAAGPQATAEAARQAGQRFRELVLSRGASRDYDEAFSQLRGRSRDVAPLLERRGLSGTKA, encoded by the coding sequence ATGAGCACCACTGCACCTACGTCCACGCCCGCCCCCAACCCGCTGCTGGAGCCCTCCACGCTTGACTATGGGCTGCCGCGCTTCCAGGAGATCCGTGACGAGCACTTCCTCCCGGCATTCCGCCAGGCCATGGCCGCTCACCGCGAGCAGATAGCCGCCATCCTTGCTCAGGAACAGCCGCCCACCTGGGATAACACGGTGGTAGAAATGGAGCGCTCCGGGCGCGCGTTGGAGGCCGTGGCGGCGGTGTTCTTTAACCTTCAGGGCACGGATTCCTCCCCGGCGCTCGACGCTATTGCTGAAGAGATTGTTCCTGAGCTGTCCGCCCACGATGACGCCATCTACCACGACGCCGCCCTTTTCGAGCGGGTCAGGCAGGTCAGCGTGCCCGCGGATGAGGAGTCCCAGCGGTTGCACGAGCACCTGCTGAGAACTTTCCGCCGCCACGGCGCCCAGTTAGATGACACCGCCAAGGCCGAGCTGTCGCGCATCAACGCCCGCCTGGCCGTCTTGTCGGAGGAGTTTGGGCGCAACCTGCTCGCCGATACCCGCGCGCTGGCCGTGCGCGTCGAATCCGCCGACCAGCTTGCTGGCCTGAGTCAGGCGCGTATCGACGCCGCCCGCGACGACGCCGCCCGCACCGGCACCGAAGGCTACCTGCTCCACCTCGAGCTGCCGACGGTGCAGGCCGCCCAGGAAAAACTGACCCGAAAAGACACCCGCGCGGCGCTCTACGCCGCCTCGCAGGCCCGTGGTGAGGCCTCCAACGCGGCAGTGGTGGCGGAGTCGGTGGCTTTGCGGGCGCGCAAGGCTGCGATCCTTGGCTATGGCACCCACGCCGACCTGGTCATCGCCGAAGAGACCGCCGGGACCGCCGCAGCCGCCAGGAAGCTGCTCACCGATCTCGCGCCCGCGGCCTCAGCCAACGCCGCGGCAGAATACAAGCTGATCAGTGAGGTCGCCGCCAGCGCCGAGGAGACCGTGGACCCGGCCGACTGGCCCTACTGGCAGGCGCAGGTTGCCTTGCAGGACTACGCCGTCGACGCCGAGGAATTGTCCCAGTACTTCCCGCTCGATCGCGTCCTGCGCGACGGGGTCTTCGCCGCCGCGCGCCGGCTCTACGGCATCACCGTGACCGAGCGCAATGACCTGCACGGCTATGCCCCCGGCGTGCAGGTGTGGGAGGTGGCTGAAGAAGACGGCACCGGCATTGGGCTGCTGCTGACGGACTACTTTGCCCGCGAATCCAAGCGGGGCGGGGCCTGGATGTCCAGTTTCTGCGATCAGTCCCGGCTGCTGGGAACCAAGCCGGTGGTGGTCAACGTCATGTCCATCACCCCGCCGACCGATCCTGATGCCCAGCCGCTGCTCAGCCTCGATGAGGTGACCACCGTCTTCCACGAGTTTGGCCACGCGCTCCACGGGCTGCTCTCCGATGTGGTCTACCCCCGGTTCTCCGGGACGAATGTGCCGCGCGACTGGGTGGAATTCCCCTCCCAAATCAATGAGAACTGGGCGCTGGACCCCGCGGTGGTGCGCGACTACGCCCGCCATGTTGAAACCGGGGAGGCCATCCCGCAGCGCCTGCTCGACGCCGTGGGTCGCGCCCGGCAGTGGGGCCAGGGTTTTGCCACCACCGAGTACCTGGGTGCCGCCATTATTGATCTGGCCTGGCACAGCCTCTCCCCGCAGCGCGCCGAGGAGATCAGCAGCCGCATCCTCGCGGCGGTGGACGCCGGCAGGGCTGAGGACGCGCGGGCGATCATCGAGAGCTTTGAGCAATCCGCACTCGCGGAGGCGGGAATCGATGTCCCCGAGGTGGCCCCGCGCTACCGATCCACCTACTTCAATCACATTTTCGCCGGCGGGTACTCCGCGGGCTACTACTCCTACCTGTGGGCAGAAGTGCTCGACGCTGACGGATTCGAATGGTTCCGACAGGTCGGCGCGGCGGGGCCGCAGGCCACGGCGGAGGCGGCGCGGCAGGCCGGCCAGCGCTTCCGCGAGCTGGTGCTCTCCCGCGGCGCCTCGCGCGACTATGACGAGGCGTTCTCGCAGCTGCGCGGCCGGAGCCGGGATGTTGCCCCGCTGCTGGAGCGCCGGGGCCTGTCTGGGACGAAGGCCTAG
- the idi gene encoding isopentenyl-diphosphate Delta-isomerase, translated as MTSPEPAASPELVVLLDAAANPIGTAEKSQVHTGDTPLHLAFSVFLLNGDGQLLLTRRALSKKTWPGVWTNSFCGHPGPGESFEDAIRRRGSQELGIDPADLVDISQQIPDFSYRAVDSSGIVENEVCPVYVASLAPGVDVAPQPAEVDSYAWAPCAEVITATEATPFVFSPWFTQELAHPQLRAELERRSSRNA; from the coding sequence ATGACTTCGCCTGAGCCTGCCGCCTCCCCGGAACTCGTTGTGCTGCTTGATGCCGCCGCCAATCCCATCGGCACGGCAGAAAAGTCCCAGGTACACACCGGCGATACGCCGCTGCACCTGGCTTTTTCTGTCTTCCTACTCAACGGGGATGGCCAGCTGCTGCTCACGCGCCGGGCGCTGAGCAAGAAGACGTGGCCGGGGGTGTGGACCAATAGCTTCTGCGGCCATCCGGGCCCGGGGGAGTCTTTTGAGGATGCCATCCGCCGCCGGGGCAGCCAGGAGCTGGGCATTGACCCGGCGGACTTGGTGGACATCTCCCAGCAGATCCCGGACTTTTCCTACCGGGCGGTGGATTCCTCCGGGATTGTGGAAAATGAGGTCTGCCCGGTCTACGTGGCCAGCCTGGCCCCGGGGGTAGACGTGGCGCCGCAGCCGGCTGAGGTGGATTCTTATGCGTGGGCGCCGTGCGCGGAGGTCATCACCGCCACGGAGGCGACCCCCTTTGTATTCTCGCCGTGGTTTACCCAGGAGTTGGCGCACCCGCAGTTGCGCGCGGAGCTGGAGCGCCGCAGTAGCCGCAACGCCTAG
- the brnQ gene encoding branched-chain amino acid transport system II carrier protein, with protein MSTPAPQKAGSPAARGPARPALLLMVTAFMLFSMFFGAGNLIFPAYLGVEAGTSFVPAIIGFLGTGVALPVLAIIAIAISGNDVGELARRAGRIFGVAFPILAYLSIGAFYALPRTGAVSYSTAIQPITGSDSIVWSGLFNLVFFGVALLLAYNPGSIINHLGKWLTPALLILLVVLVAIALFTFDGTAGAPVEKYQTLPAATGLVEGYLTMDSIAALAFGIVVISSLRYKGVPEGPRLVRGTIWAGVGAGILLALIYVGLGAIGHTIPNASQYADGATLLADAAKLTMSTPGQVVFGLIVLLACMTTAVGLIAATSEFFHLLLPGISYHAWAIVFSLMSFGMATMGLNTVLSVAAPIIGFIYPPAITLIFLTLVEPAVRRRIHLVWTYYLGIWVAVAWSAVSTLVGLGITQLEPLVAWAPLHAQQMDWVLPTVIAIIVGVILDRTVPRRADWIADSPVGAPMEETATAAATSA; from the coding sequence ATGAGCACACCCGCACCCCAGAAAGCCGGCTCCCCCGCCGCACGCGGCCCCGCCAGACCCGCCCTGCTGCTCATGGTGACAGCCTTCATGCTGTTTTCCATGTTCTTTGGCGCCGGAAACCTGATCTTCCCCGCCTACCTGGGCGTTGAGGCTGGCACCTCCTTCGTCCCCGCGATCATCGGATTCTTGGGCACGGGCGTTGCCCTTCCGGTCTTGGCCATCATCGCGATCGCTATCTCGGGCAATGACGTCGGCGAGCTCGCCCGGCGCGCAGGCCGCATCTTCGGTGTCGCCTTCCCCATCCTGGCCTACCTGTCCATCGGCGCGTTCTACGCGCTGCCGCGGACCGGCGCGGTGAGCTACTCCACCGCCATCCAGCCGATCACCGGATCCGATTCCATCGTGTGGTCCGGCCTGTTTAACCTGGTGTTCTTCGGCGTGGCGCTGCTGCTGGCTTACAACCCCGGTTCCATTATCAACCACCTGGGCAAGTGGCTGACTCCGGCGCTGCTGATCCTGCTGGTGGTGCTGGTGGCCATCGCGCTGTTTACCTTCGATGGCACGGCGGGTGCCCCGGTGGAGAAGTATCAGACCCTGCCTGCCGCCACCGGCCTGGTGGAGGGATACCTGACCATGGACTCCATCGCAGCGCTGGCGTTTGGCATTGTGGTCATCTCCTCGCTGCGCTACAAGGGAGTGCCGGAGGGCCCGCGCCTGGTGCGCGGCACGATCTGGGCCGGCGTCGGCGCCGGCATCTTGCTGGCGCTGATTTATGTGGGCCTGGGCGCGATCGGCCACACCATCCCCAACGCCTCCCAGTACGCGGACGGTGCCACCCTGCTTGCCGACGCCGCCAAGCTCACCATGAGCACTCCCGGACAGGTGGTCTTTGGGCTCATCGTCCTGCTGGCGTGCATGACCACTGCCGTGGGCCTGATCGCCGCTACTAGCGAGTTCTTCCACCTGCTGCTGCCGGGGATTAGCTACCACGCCTGGGCCATCGTCTTTTCGCTGATGTCCTTCGGCATGGCCACCATGGGCCTGAACACGGTGCTGTCTGTGGCCGCCCCGATCATCGGCTTTATCTACCCGCCGGCGATCACCCTGATCTTCCTCACCCTGGTCGAGCCGGCGGTGCGTCGCCGCATCCACCTGGTGTGGACCTACTACCTGGGCATCTGGGTCGCCGTGGCGTGGTCGGCCGTGTCCACCCTGGTGGGGCTGGGCATCACGCAGCTCGAGCCGCTGGTGGCCTGGGCCCCGTTGCACGCCCAGCAGATGGACTGGGTGCTGCCCACGGTCATTGCCATCATCGTTGGCGTCATCCTTGACCGCACGGTGCCCCGCCGGGCTGATTGGATCGCCGACTCCCCGGTTGGCGCCCCCATGGAGGAGACCGCCACCGCCGCCGCCACATCCGCCTAG
- a CDS encoding ABC transporter ATP-binding protein: protein MNSLSKILRSTASLWPYYLGVIFTSVVTALLALASPLMFKKATDTIVAAVTGDLATPDAVRRIVILGLILFAADLGHTLMTNIGGYIGDVMGSRMRQILSTRYFAKLLILPQSYFDNQVTGAIIARLDRSISSVTQFLQSFSNNFFPMLVTVAAVLAISAWYYWPLALLLAALFPLYLWLTALTSRRWQRYEGTKNALLDSSGGRFAEVIGQIKVTRSFVAEARELDTFGHQYGRMVAVTRKQSGFWHRMDTLRGAALNLIFLAIYLLLFWRTLAGHFSLGDMVMLLQLVNMAKQPVFMASWIIDTAQRAIAGSRDYFAVMAAPEEDTANRQLVAATHASGVPDLSVASPAPLHPQPDSPVISFDDVSFSYEEGKQVLSHMTFAVERGHRVALVGESGGGKSTVVNLLLGLYRPDSGTLTVCGEDVETLGSERLRASVGVVFQEPQLFSGTIRSNIAYGLPDATDAQIEDVARRANAHGFITSFPQGYDTVIGERGLRLSGGQKQRIAIARAMLKDAPILILDEATSALDNRSERAVQVGLDQLMADRTTLMIAHRLSTIASVDTIITLDQGRIDEIGSPAQLAQSGGIYSQLLALTASSSAADRKRLAAFGFHEPSAGGGGVDKHDEHGGDEDE from the coding sequence GTGAATTCCCTGTCCAAGATCCTGCGATCCACCGCCTCACTGTGGCCCTATTACCTCGGAGTTATCTTTACCTCCGTTGTCACAGCGCTGCTCGCATTGGCCTCCCCGCTGATGTTTAAAAAGGCCACGGATACCATCGTTGCCGCGGTGACCGGAGATCTTGCCACGCCGGATGCGGTTCGCCGCATCGTGATCTTAGGGCTCATTCTTTTCGCCGCCGACCTGGGCCATACCCTCATGACCAACATTGGCGGCTATATCGGTGACGTCATGGGATCCCGGATGCGCCAAATTCTGTCCACCAGGTACTTTGCCAAGCTGCTTATTCTTCCGCAGAGCTACTTTGACAACCAGGTCACCGGGGCGATCATCGCCCGCCTCGACCGTTCGATTTCCTCCGTCACCCAATTTCTTCAGTCCTTTTCCAACAACTTCTTTCCCATGCTGGTCACGGTGGCCGCGGTATTGGCCATCTCCGCGTGGTATTACTGGCCCCTTGCGCTGCTGCTAGCCGCGCTGTTTCCCCTGTACCTGTGGCTCACCGCCCTGACCAGCCGCCGGTGGCAGCGCTACGAGGGCACCAAGAATGCACTGCTGGATAGCTCCGGGGGCCGCTTTGCGGAAGTGATCGGCCAGATTAAAGTCACCCGCTCCTTTGTCGCCGAGGCCCGCGAGCTGGACACCTTTGGGCACCAATACGGCCGCATGGTGGCGGTCACGCGGAAACAGTCGGGGTTTTGGCACCGGATGGACACGCTGCGCGGCGCGGCACTCAACCTCATCTTCTTGGCCATCTACCTGCTCCTTTTCTGGCGCACCCTGGCCGGCCACTTCAGCCTCGGCGACATGGTGATGCTGCTCCAGCTGGTCAACATGGCCAAGCAACCGGTGTTTATGGCCTCCTGGATCATCGATACCGCCCAGCGCGCCATCGCCGGATCCCGGGATTATTTTGCGGTGATGGCCGCCCCGGAGGAGGACACGGCCAACCGGCAACTGGTCGCGGCAACGCACGCCTCTGGAGTCCCGGACCTTTCCGTCGCCTCGCCCGCTCCCCTGCACCCGCAGCCTGACAGCCCGGTGATCAGCTTCGACGATGTGTCCTTTTCCTACGAAGAGGGAAAGCAGGTACTTTCCCACATGACCTTCGCCGTTGAACGCGGGCACCGGGTGGCCCTGGTGGGCGAATCCGGCGGCGGGAAATCCACGGTGGTCAACCTGCTTTTGGGGCTCTATCGCCCCGATTCGGGCACGCTCACGGTATGCGGAGAAGACGTGGAGACGCTCGGCAGCGAGCGCCTGCGCGCCTCGGTGGGAGTGGTCTTCCAGGAGCCACAATTGTTTTCTGGAACCATCCGCAGCAATATCGCCTACGGCTTGCCTGACGCCACGGATGCGCAAATAGAAGACGTGGCCCGGCGCGCCAACGCCCACGGTTTTATTACCTCCTTCCCGCAGGGGTATGACACGGTCATTGGGGAACGCGGGCTGCGACTATCCGGAGGCCAAAAGCAACGCATTGCCATCGCGCGCGCCATGCTCAAAGACGCCCCCATACTCATCCTCGATGAGGCCACCTCAGCGCTGGATAACCGCTCTGAGCGTGCCGTGCAGGTGGGATTAGATCAACTCATGGCAGACCGCACCACGCTCATGATTGCCCACCGGCTTTCCACAATCGCGTCCGTGGATACCATCATCACCCTGGACCAGGGGCGCATTGATGAAATTGGTTCGCCGGCCCAGCTGGCACAATCGGGCGGAATTTATTCACAATTGCTCGCCCTGACGGCCTCCTCCTCCGCCGCGGACCGCAAACGGCTGGCTGCCTTCGGTTTCCACGAGCCTTCGGCGGGGGGAGGGGGCGTCGATAAGCATGACGAGCACGGCGGTGACGAGGACGAGTAG
- a CDS encoding MalY/PatB family protein: MHVPQLEELKNRRTRKWTVYPDDVLPAWIAESDFATCPAVKQNILERCQAESFGYTPAGDDLAQATAEFYTQRYDWNVQATHVVAVPDVVRGLTLAVAHFTRPDSPVVVPVPAYPPFLSIPQVAGRKRIDVAADAAGGLNLGEVEAAFAAGAGSILLCSPHNPLGYTFDTATLIELTDLAARYDARVLVDEIHAPLVLDGQHVCAAGVSGVAAAVCITVTATSKAWNIAGLKCAQMIFSNDEDLEIWNRLNPVIKDGVGTLGVFAAQACYREGLEFLDQEVATLRGNRDYLVSALPEAVPGLRVTNPQATYLMWLDFRDTAVAADPAGLLVTHGKVALNDGRTFGAGGQGHARLNFATSRQLLEEIVERIATGVRAV; the protein is encoded by the coding sequence ATGCATGTCCCACAGCTTGAAGAACTGAAAAACCGCCGCACCCGCAAGTGGACCGTCTACCCAGACGACGTCCTGCCCGCGTGGATCGCCGAGTCTGACTTTGCCACCTGCCCAGCTGTCAAACAGAACATCCTGGAGCGCTGCCAGGCGGAATCCTTCGGCTACACCCCGGCCGGAGATGATCTGGCCCAGGCAACGGCGGAGTTTTATACCCAGCGCTACGACTGGAACGTCCAGGCCACCCATGTGGTCGCGGTTCCTGACGTGGTGCGTGGACTGACCCTCGCGGTGGCGCACTTCACCCGCCCGGACTCCCCCGTGGTGGTTCCGGTGCCGGCCTACCCGCCGTTTTTGTCCATTCCGCAGGTGGCCGGGCGCAAGCGGATCGACGTTGCCGCCGACGCCGCCGGCGGGCTCAACCTCGGCGAAGTGGAAGCGGCATTTGCCGCCGGGGCGGGCTCTATCCTGCTGTGCTCCCCGCACAACCCCCTGGGCTATACCTTCGATACCGCCACCCTCATCGAGCTGACGGATCTTGCCGCCCGCTATGACGCGCGGGTGCTCGTCGATGAGATCCACGCCCCCCTGGTGCTAGACGGCCAGCACGTGTGCGCCGCCGGGGTCTCCGGGGTGGCCGCCGCGGTGTGCATCACCGTCACCGCGACGTCGAAGGCGTGGAATATCGCGGGGCTGAAATGCGCGCAGATGATCTTTAGCAATGATGAGGACTTAGAGATCTGGAATCGCCTCAACCCGGTGATCAAGGATGGCGTGGGCACGCTGGGGGTCTTTGCCGCGCAAGCCTGCTACCGGGAGGGCCTGGAGTTCCTCGACCAGGAGGTTGCCACCCTGCGGGGAAACAGGGACTATCTGGTCTCCGCGCTACCGGAGGCAGTCCCCGGGCTGCGGGTGACCAACCCGCAGGCCACGTACCTGATGTGGCTGGATTTCCGGGACACGGCGGTGGCTGCCGATCCCGCGGGGTTGCTTGTCACCCACGGCAAGGTGGCCCTCAATGATGGGCGCACGTTTGGTGCCGGCGGGCAGGGGCATGCCCGGCTGAATTTTGCTACCTCCCGGCAGCTGTTGGAGGAGATTGTGGAGCGGATTGCCACTGGCGTGCGCGCCGTCTAA
- a CDS encoding carboxylesterase family protein, protein MNSHPRTATVTAAYGSYRGLITDGCAVYHSLPYCTITAPFAEATALPLRADADAATDAPTGTTADAAAETQADVHDATEPHPQDVALTVTTPADAAFGDDLPVLVYIHGGGYDSGSHHDPRTQATGLCARHRVVVVTVGYRTGLAGFAHFHDDEPQHFRGINDCQLALDWIQRSIESFGGDPTNVTLSGQSAGGGIALWLTRRDHYRGAFRRVLALSPAYPRQPFEERKATLRRVTGIAITRRYLEKAAERKPGALERGYRRFARCYPTDMALGPHPFAPEELAEIPIVVTSMREEFHDHPTARWLDDHRLGRLAVRLLARRLGVEIPAASYLAFPPSVHPRREFCQLCGDSTVRRWVSRTGDKAPGPVWAIEFQGTAADPATHCDDLPLIFSTTPDATSTAFSRILVPFLRGTDPSWPRYLSEGTRKVLGFSLIDAATTLLDDPLRAVRVSFRSPFPSISPLSR, encoded by the coding sequence ATGAACTCTCACCCGCGCACAGCGACCGTGACCGCCGCCTACGGCAGCTACCGCGGGCTGATCACCGACGGCTGTGCCGTGTACCACTCGCTGCCCTATTGCACGATCACCGCCCCGTTCGCCGAGGCCACGGCCCTGCCACTGCGCGCCGATGCCGACGCCGCCACAGACGCCCCCACTGGCACCACCGCCGACGCCGCTGCCGAAACGCAAGCCGACGTGCACGACGCCACCGAGCCGCACCCGCAGGACGTGGCGCTGACGGTCACCACCCCCGCCGACGCCGCCTTCGGCGATGACCTGCCCGTTCTGGTTTACATCCACGGCGGCGGATACGATTCCGGCAGCCACCATGACCCCCGCACCCAGGCCACCGGGCTGTGCGCACGCCACCGCGTGGTGGTGGTCACCGTGGGCTACCGCACCGGGCTCGCCGGTTTCGCCCACTTTCATGATGACGAACCCCAGCACTTCCGGGGCATCAACGACTGCCAGCTCGCCCTGGACTGGATCCAGCGCAGCATCGAAAGCTTCGGCGGCGACCCCACCAACGTCACCCTTTCTGGGCAGTCCGCCGGCGGGGGCATCGCCTTGTGGCTCACCCGGCGCGACCACTACCGCGGCGCCTTCCGCAGGGTGCTCGCCCTGTCGCCGGCCTACCCGCGCCAGCCCTTCGAGGAACGCAAGGCCACGTTGCGCCGCGTGACAGGAATTGCTATCACCCGGCGCTACCTGGAGAAAGCCGCCGAGCGCAAGCCTGGCGCCCTAGAGCGCGGCTACCGGCGCTTCGCCCGCTGCTACCCCACCGACATGGCGCTAGGCCCGCACCCGTTTGCGCCCGAGGAGCTTGCCGAAATCCCCATTGTGGTGACCTCCATGCGCGAGGAGTTCCACGACCATCCCACCGCCCGGTGGCTCGATGACCACAGGCTGGGTCGCCTCGCCGTGCGCCTGCTGGCCCGGCGCCTTGGGGTAGAAATCCCGGCAGCTTCCTACCTGGCGTTTCCCCCCAGCGTCCACCCGCGGCGGGAGTTCTGCCAGCTCTGCGGCGACTCCACCGTGCGCCGCTGGGTCTCCCGGACCGGCGACAAAGCCCCTGGTCCCGTCTGGGCGATCGAGTTTCAGGGCACCGCCGCCGACCCGGCGACCCACTGCGATGACCTCCCGCTGATCTTTAGCACCACTCCGGACGCGACGAGCACGGCGTTTTCCCGCATCCTCGTGCCCTTCCTGCGCGGTACGGACCCCTCCTGGCCGCGCTATCTGTCCGAAGGCACCCGGAAGGTCCTCGGTTTTTCGCTTATCGACGCCGCGACAACACTACTCGACGATCCCCTGCGCGCCGTGCGGGTCTCCTTCCGCTCCCCGTTCCCCAGCATCAGCCCGCTCAGCCGCTAG